The genomic stretch ACCGTGGAAAGCCATCTTGTGCCTGAAAAGAAATGATTTAGGAAAATACTGGATTTCTGGATTTTTGCATCTTTTTGGCCGTCTTTTACAGTAAGCTGTGTTCTTCGCCTGCCACAGTGTTGCTGTACTATTCATGTGCTGACAGGATATTGTATGTTTTGGACATTACAATTACCCAAAGCAAaacttttctcttcttttttttagtttttaaactcATACAGTTAATTTTGCATTATGTTCTTGTGGAATTACTCTATTATTTATTGTCTCTGTTGACTGAGCTTTATGGCATTTTCTTCATAATAAATGAGAACCTGATTTGTAATGAAATAACTGACCAAAGAGAGACATTCATAGATCATATTTGAGAATATTTTAGAATAGGTATAAAAGCAGTGAAGTGtgtacatcattattattaatattatatagaGGGTAgtcaaatgcattataatatCTATTCAGACACAATTTGTATTCACATCAAAAACTGTTACACCCTTATTGGCCTAATAAAGTGGGTCAGATGTTGCAAACAATATGCCAGTCCATTCCTCTCTGCAATGTATTCTTCATTCTTTtagatggaaaacaaaaaagttgtTAACTGACAGGAGTGATTGGTTCCTTGTTTTCGTAGGGAACtaagatttttaaaaacaaattaattggtGTATCTATTAGTGAATTTGTGCAGGAAGGTCGccttgcatttgaaagcatttatAATCGCCGGTTCATTTCCCTGCCTTTTTTTCATTTACACCGTTTTTAAGAGTGAGCTAATTCTCTGAAAGTGTGAGAAAATGTAGACCAGTGTTGCTTTGTGCCTCTCACCACTTAATTATCTGTTGCATGTAAAGTGCAATCTAATTTGCTCAATGTGAATTGAAATGGAAATGTTGTTGAAgcacacattatatattatatattaaaaaagaaacagagcACCATTCTTTGTAttgccctttttatttttatttaaatgattaaatactTAATGTTTTTTCTTGGAATGTCTGTTGGCCTGTAGTTTGTGAAGGGGAAAAGGAtgactaaaataaactgcagCTAAATATATCATTgagggaggaagagaaaaaaagaagctGTCACTTTAATTGGAGAGCTTTACATATTCTAGTAGGTGCCATAGAATGCGGCTGGATCCAATCACAAACCCCGAGTCCAGGGATTGGCTCGGCTTCTCTGGATGCTTAGCTCCATCTGCGGGGGTTACTTGTACTCTCCTGATCCATTCAACTCCTGTAGTCAGCAAAACAACCCAGAACAGAATACTGTGGCAGGCATCTCTAGCAAAATCCCAGGGAACTGTATCCTTGTGCAAAAGTAGGGCTGCTAGCTCCACTGCAGCAACACTAAATCTAGGTCTGTCAAGCAagcaagcgagagagagagagagggagcagtgTGAGAAAGCAAGCAATCGATTCATTTGATAACTCACAATAATGGAGAGCAAAGGGGACTGTCAAGCACTGGATCAAACTTAAAAAGAGTCAATAGCATTATCAGATTATAGTGATCTGCCTacgaggaagaggagagagagggggaaaaagtcATTTTGCTCACAGAGAGCGAAATAAACCAAGACTGCAGCTGTTAACTGTTCACTGGCACGCTCCTTCGCTAGCCTTGGagtctctcctctctttccttTAATGTCTGTGCATGTCCCTCCACTGCTGAGCAGGTAAAACCACTCATGGTCGATGCCAAGGGAAGGAACATGAAATGTCTCACTTTCTTCTTGATGCTTCCAGAGTCGGTGAAGATCAGGTCGAGTAAAAGTGCAAAAAAGGGGAGCCCAACCAACTCCAAGTTGCCTCCGGTGTGCTATGAAATTATTACCTTGAAacccaagaagaagaagaagatggcAGCAGAGATTTTCCCCACGAAGAAGCCGGCCAACGCCAGCTCGGTCCAGCAGTATCAGCAGCAGAacctgaacaacaacaacacgatTCAAAGCACCAACTGGCAAGGGCTGTACCCCACTATCCGAGAGAGGTAAGCAAAGGGGTGTGGTCGGGGTGTTTGAAGTTGAAGTTGAAGTGTCCTACATAAATCGGTGTAGACCTATACCAGGATGCTTGATGCAAAGTTTGATGTACAGGTGTTTTCCATCGGTGCTTGAATTGGTCCTAGTAAAAAGCTAGCTTTTTCtcttgacatttattttaaaactcaaGTCTGTGGGAAACATCTGAGGGTGTAGTGACCTTCAAGCACTTGTTGTGATGGAAGAATACAAGCAACAAAAGGCATTGCTTAGTAACATCCCGTCTCACTGTGCCTGTCATAGCGTTAAATAGTTAAAAACAACCCGAATTCTGAGTGAGAATGTTCAGTACATCTCTGTGGATTCTACTCTGTCACAGTCTTTCCTTGACAGCCGACCACAAGCGTAAGCAGTGTGTAACGCAGTCTCGTCCAGTGAATTATGGAGCGACGGCATCCTGAGTAGTCTGAGTAAACAGAAGGGACAAGTGCCAGTTATCATGCAGGGGGTGTAGAAACATGGTTAAAGATAATATTTACTCTGTTGCAAAGGAATACCCCTCTCTTGCAAACTGCTCTTTGGCATTTATTAGTTCTTGTTGTCTTTGATACATACTGTCTGTTTACTCACCGCTTTgtagttttcagattttttaaaatgttttgaatctGTCTTTACACTTTgtagttttcagatttttttttatgtcttttAAGCCATATTGGTGCATGGATTTTTAGTAGGTTAATGCCTTTGCTATTCCGTACCTTGTCATTGGTCTTCAGGATGAGCCACAAAAAAAGGCACTTGTTAACCCAAAGGTAGATATAAGCTGATGCTGTCATGAAAAATAATGCTTTTAAAGGAACagtgacattatatatatatatatatatatatatatatatatgcatgtttgttttaattttattagaaATAGTGGTTAAAAAACTGCAAAGATTTCTGCTGAATTGTTTGTGGCAACAATATTTGCTGTTTAACTGCCTAAATCTCATGACACAATCCAGGCATTTTCTCTCCATTTCGTTACAATTGCAATCGGTCTTAGGGGACATCGCTTCTTTATCAGTAACGTTTAGTCGTACTTTTCTCAAAATGCTAATTTCACAGAACATTGGGTtttaatcaaaagcaaagaaaatgtcTGAAAAATGGGGTTTGATTTGTGGGTTGTGGGTTTTCTAAAGTTTGTAATCCTCTCCCTCTGAAGGAAGAACCTTCACTGTCAAGTAAAAAGTAGGGGTGTTTAAACTTCTGCTTCCACCCCAGTCGGACTTTATGGGATTTTTAAACCTGTGTTTGTCGAAGAAGCAAGATGTCCAAGTCCGGCTTGCTCTGATCCAGTGTTGTGTGTTGCTCTTGTTTCCAGAAATGCGGTGATGTTTAACAATGAGCTGATGGCAGATGTTCATTTTGTGGTTGGTCCACCTGGAGGGACGCAGCGGTTGCCTGGACACAAAGTAAGCTTTAATAGCCGTCATTGAAGCAGCAGTGGTCTTGTGTAATCAGTTCTTGAAAGCAGCACAACttgtacaaagaaaaaaaagaaaaaggaatttCTCATCAATGATTAGCCTGTGTATCGCATAATCATATCAATTAATTGGCTCATTACCATTCATAATGAAAGTAAAGCCCTTTATTTTGCAATTCTGTGTAACAACACTAATTTTTTCAGCGCTAATGTTTCACGGTTAATGTGAATTCGATTTGAGGATGacagaaaaatgtaatgaataagCAGTTATTAGTATTCCTTTTCCAAATCAGAAACTGTTTGATAATGCGTCTCCTTTCTTGTAAATCTaacgtgttttttttccccctctctctgtgcagtTTGTATGATCCTATCGTTTATTGTTTTGAACATTTGTAATGACAGATTTCTTTGTGCATCAGTCCAGTAAAGTGTACAGAAAAGAAAGCAAAGCGATATTTTAAACAACTTGAAAAGCACCACTGAATACTATACACTCTAAAAGCTAATCATAGATGGCATGGCTAATTATTACTTCTTACGTTATCTAAATTATCTTTTATTGGCTATGTGACACTgttttgtgttaaatatttatgtCTGTATGCTGTGGACTGACGTACAAATCCGTCTTCTCCATGTTTTTGTGAAATGCAGTCTGCTGCAGCACCATATGTTAAATAATGACAAGCaactattaatatttaaatgtgtagttGCAGGGTTGCATTTATCATCTCTCTTTCCTTATTTGTCACCTTTATggcagttttcagctgtgcaatAAACAACACACCTTTTCTTTCACATTGGCTCTAGTTTCTGCTGCCAGGTTGCTCttagaatgttttatttattttgttgaattaatttgtttaattaaatctgtGTTATTTATCCCTTGCATAAAGGCTGAGTCCTAATGAAGTACTGTACTGCCTTTTCAAAGTGCAAACCATACATATGAAAAGTATCTTTTGGCTCTGAAGAACAATTTTATGCAGATACAGTATAGAAACATCCTTTGTGAGGGAACTTGAGCTAGTGGTGCATGAACAATGAACATGAAATGCTCTTAGTATCCATCTGACCACAGTTCCAGAATGCTACACATTAAACACaaattttgtgttatttatacatgtaattaATTGAAGATGATAATATTGAACTCCATGTCCTCCAATGAAATTGTAATACTTGTGCTTGAAATATGTCAGCGTCCGTATGCTTATTAGAAAAATAGAAAGATTACACCACAGAATTGTGAATGTGAATGCACAGCTATAATATTACTTGGCTCAGTTGTGATTATGCTGCATTAAACATACTTTTATAATTAAAAGTACATGACAAATCAATGGAAATCTATACATTAATATGGTGTATGTATAATTTAGATGTCACAgacacaaaactaaaataattactTGTATTTGATCACAGCAGTTGGACAATGCATAGTTATTCAAGTCATAATCTAGCTCTCGTCGAGTCTCTGTCATTTAAAGAACATGAGCCCTTTATCCCTGGCTTCTCAGAGGACATCTCTCTGGCCTGAAGACCTGCCCAGCGATTGTAACAGTCTCTCTACAGGGGCAGGTGATGCTGCCTTTGACAGCTGCTTGGTGACCAAGTGGGCCAGCTAGTGTGTCTGAAGCCGTTCGCATACTGAGCCGATGAAGAGTCTCTCCTCTTGAGACGTGATGATTGAGAAGACGAGAGTGTGACGGCCTATTGATTGCACCGTTTAGAAAACAGCTTGGAACTTACAAGTTGTCCTTATATGGAGCTCGTCATTTgcaattcaaatgtttttcGAATTCAAGTGTAATTAATGTGGATTGCCGGTCTCTGATCAAGGTGTAGCTGTTCCTTTGTTGCTTGCTAAATGCAATCAGATTTGATTTGCTCAAGCTCGTAATACTAAGCGAACAATAATGCTGTGATTCGCGGCGGATgtctgtttattaaaagatgaaATCCGGGGGAAATAAAACCCAATTACAAATTTTAGTTGGCTTCAGGTctggcttttatttttaaatatcttttCTGATTCCAATCAAGCGTATTTGACGCTGCACAAGACTGCACGGATACAATTATTTACATGTATAAGTCTAACAAGGAACATTAGTGTTTGAGTGTTGATGCATTCATGAGTAAGTAGGCACTGTGGTTGACATCATTTTATTTGGGGATAGGAAGATTTAAGATGCCAAAGCATCACAAAATCACGTTTTAGTAGAGATGAGATTTAAACATCCTTTTCTGTTAAACCTGCATCAAGAGAAATCCTACTATAAGATTTCCCAGGTTCAGTTCTAGCATTTAGTGTAGCTTTAAAAATCTAGTTATTTTTGCTAATGAAATATCCTCATctgttgcttttttaatttgatttgtatTCCCTTGAAACGTTCTAGGGTGGACTGTATGAACTGTCCCAGATTGCTTCTTTCTCTTACACTTGAATAAAACGAGTATCAAAATTAATTATCTGAGTAACTTGCAGTGGCAGCTGTTGGGAGTTCCTCGGTAGCAGAAGGGATGAGTGAATGTGATGTGTTTCCCAAAAACCCTTCTCCTGCCACTCAGCGTACGCCTCACTCACAGTTCTGGACTCTCAGAGCTTTGATTATTTCCCAAATTGTTTGCTAATTGTCCATTCCTGTCTTTCTGTCAAAGTACGTGCTGGCCGTGGGAAGCTCTGTGTTTCATGCCATGTTTTATGGTGAACTAGCGGAGGACAAGGATGAAATTCGAATCCCAGATGTCGAACCTGCGGCTTTCTTGGCCATGCTGAAGTAAGGATCATTTTAACGTCATTGCTCtcactgtgaaaaaaaaaaaaggaattttatttacttgtatgtatttttttttacttttgatgGAAAAATTACGTATTTTGAATCAGGTTTTGAAAGCGTCCACACCTTGGCGTTCCTCCAAGAAGTTGATGGCTTTGTCAGAAGCTTGGAGTCtaatctttatatatttttactgtTACAATTTTTACCTATTAAGGGAAGAATGTACTCCGGAATATGGGAATAAGTAAAAAGAGGAATCATGTTTGGCTGGAGACTTCaaaaagttaaaagaaaaaagtaaaatgtttgtACTGTATTCTTAGCCTctgtgtccaccaaagcgttttTTCCTGAGGTCGTCGTGTTTTCTCAGTTGTTTGCAATGGGAGCACCGTGTTTTTAAAGCGCCGGCAGCGTGACGCAGCACTGAGCGTCTTTTTCACGCTGAGCGCCGAGCGCTGCCCGTTTTTTTCTGGTcgtctgtcctctctctctacgTACTTCAGCTTTCCCTCTATCTTGTGCCGACATTGTATAGTCAGTATTTGTTAGCAACACAAACTATCTGTGACATTAGGTACTTCAACACATGATTTCCGCTGAAACAGCGCTTCGCCTCCACAGAGCTCTGAAGCCTCGCAGCCGGCGCTTTTCAGACGAGCGCCTAGCGTTTTCAGCTGCGGAAAtcgctttggtggacacacggcCTTAATTGCTATAATTGGCTAGTGACGTTTTACATTTATGCAAATGGGGGGGTGTGGCAGGGCAGGACAGACCATATCTTTTGTCATCTTATAGAGTATAGTGAATCCCCGCCCCCGAAGATGTGATTAAACCAATTAACTTTTTTTCAGCGGCCATTCGGGAATCCCAAAGTATTTTCTGAAGCCGtatttggatgtttttgttcAGCTATCTGTTGCTCAATCCAGAGGAATTATTGACACTGTTGGTTTTATGATTTTAAGCATGCTGTCAAAAGTCTGAATTTGGAGACAGTAAGAAAACGAAGGTTGCActgcatatatttgtattgatggCATCTAAAGTAAAGGAATTCAGTGATCTATTTGGATTTTATAGACAATTATAGTACCCAAGAGCACAAACATATGGAGTAAGAATGTAAACACCAGTGTTTGCCACTACAGAATGATAATTTCCTGCCTTTATGGTTCCCTCCTGACTGCACTCCCATCTCCAGCACGTAGTACACTGTCAGATCTGTCCGAAAGATCACTCGGAATTGGAGCGGACTTTTCATTCGTACGCTTCCGTGGGAAATTGAGGCTACGGAGCCTTTTCCCCTTCTTTTAACAATTCAtgattttgcattattttcatGGGAACTGAGTGGTGAGGTATGTGTAGGAGGAATATGTTCCAGCGCTCTGAAATATAATAAACACTGAGCTTTCTGTTGTCTGCTTGTGGAATAATAGTTTGAAAACAgttctgcatttttatttttttgtactgaGCACTTGTACATGTCTGTCAGCAGTTACCATGCAGGAAAGGAGGTGAATGATCTCTGATGATTCAGTGATATATCCTATGTTTTCAGCTTCTGGTTCTTAACCTGGTCTAACACGTTTAATGACAGTGGTGTGGTCTGTGTCAGCACTTCTGTATTTGTCTTCTCACAAAGTATGTCTGTTCTTGACAACGATTTGCTAAACAATATACGGGAGCTGTGGTAATGGTTGGAATGAGGAAACGCATGATAAACAAACTATATTAGTTTTTCCTGTTTGTCATTGTTCCCCGTTGTTGATTCATGGTGAAGGACATGCTAATCGCTTCACTATTTTAATCTGCCAGTCTCACTATGCTGTTGTCATTTACaggtatatatattgtgacgaAATTGATCTGGGTGCTGATACGGTGCTGGCCACCTTGTACGCTGCCAAGAAGTACATTGTGCCTCACCTGGCTCGTGCCTGCGTCAACTTCCTGGAGACCAGCCTGAGTGCCAAGAACGCGTGTGTCCTGCTGTCACAGAGCTGCTTGTTCGAGGAGCCGGACCTCACCCAGCGGTGTTGGGAAGTCATCGACGCCCAAGCCGAGCTGGCTCTGAAGTCCGAGGGCTTCTGCGATATCGATTGCCAGACCCTGGAGAGCATCCTGAGGAGAGAGACACTCAACGCCAAGGAGATCGTGGTCTTCGAAGCGGCGCTGAACTGGGCCGAGGCCGAGTGCCAGAGGCAGGAGTTGTCCGTCAGCATCGACAACAAGCGCAAGGTCTTGGGGAAAGCGGTTTACCTCATCCGGATTCCCACCATGGCCCTGGACGACTTTGCCAACGGGGCGGCCCAATCGGGCGTGCTGACCCTCAACGAGACGAACGACATCTTCCTGTGGTATACGGCAG from Amia ocellicauda isolate fAmiCal2 chromosome 23, fAmiCal2.hap1, whole genome shotgun sequence encodes the following:
- the btbd3b gene encoding BTB/POZ domain-containing protein 3 isoform X1 gives rise to the protein MVDAKGRNMKCLTFFLMLPESVKIRSSKSAKKGSPTNSKLPPVCYEIITLKPKKKKKMAAEIFPTKKPANASSVQQYQQQNLNNNNTIQSTNWQGLYPTIRERNAVMFNNELMADVHFVVGPPGGTQRLPGHKYVLAVGSSVFHAMFYGELAEDKDEIRIPDVEPAAFLAMLKYIYCDEIDLGADTVLATLYAAKKYIVPHLARACVNFLETSLSAKNACVLLSQSCLFEEPDLTQRCWEVIDAQAELALKSEGFCDIDCQTLESILRRETLNAKEIVVFEAALNWAEAECQRQELSVSIDNKRKVLGKAVYLIRIPTMALDDFANGAAQSGVLTLNETNDIFLWYTAAKKPDLQFVSKPRKGLAPQRCHRFQSCAYRSNQWRYRGRCDSIQFAVDKRVFIAGFGLYGSSCGSAEYSAKIELKRQGVTLGQNLSKYFSDGSSNTFPVWFEYPVQIEPDTFYTASVVLDGNELSYFGQEGMTEVQCGKVTFQFQCSSDSTNGTGVQGGQIPELIFYA
- the btbd3b gene encoding BTB/POZ domain-containing protein 3 isoform X2 gives rise to the protein MAAEIFPTKKPANASSVQQYQQQNLNNNNTIQSTNWQGLYPTIRERNAVMFNNELMADVHFVVGPPGGTQRLPGHKYVLAVGSSVFHAMFYGELAEDKDEIRIPDVEPAAFLAMLKYIYCDEIDLGADTVLATLYAAKKYIVPHLARACVNFLETSLSAKNACVLLSQSCLFEEPDLTQRCWEVIDAQAELALKSEGFCDIDCQTLESILRRETLNAKEIVVFEAALNWAEAECQRQELSVSIDNKRKVLGKAVYLIRIPTMALDDFANGAAQSGVLTLNETNDIFLWYTAAKKPDLQFVSKPRKGLAPQRCHRFQSCAYRSNQWRYRGRCDSIQFAVDKRVFIAGFGLYGSSCGSAEYSAKIELKRQGVTLGQNLSKYFSDGSSNTFPVWFEYPVQIEPDTFYTASVVLDGNELSYFGQEGMTEVQCGKVTFQFQCSSDSTNGTGVQGGQIPELIFYA